One segment of Thermosynechococcus sp. HN-54 DNA contains the following:
- a CDS encoding CapA family protein has translation MTASLDLIWQQARQGQAEAIAHLMNRTLQVKGVRALVRRRGDCLQIMFEAARSLPPQACVQFVRRGLKQLAPQGILRVRLHGRLVGEEWPEWTQTVDLQETLPAAPPVQASSNSVPPATTPSHQAVSAFALSLLAIAGTGAVALTLQNQLSVDAPPNAEPSPAITTPEPEIPLVPPPLAPSDRRLRIKAVGDIVLGTNFPSNRLPADPQKLFAQVKPYLQGADLLFGNYESTLTDHPHPFKNTSSGRSFAFRSPPSYAQVLRQAGFNVLNIANNHSYDFNEQGFRDTIRHINAAGMTAIGDLNQITYLEAKGLKTAFIGFATYYGQNRIQDLKAGAALVQEAKKNADIVVVSFHGGAEGSDQIHTRDRTEYFYGEDRGNVVQFARTMIDNGADLILGHGPHVPRALELYKGRLIAYSLGNFVGYQTLSSHGTLGKSLILDVELDGSGRFIQGKVIPVRLDAKGIPHIDQNFASVQLIRRLIQSDFPTTPLQIERFGEIVSTDSQS, from the coding sequence ATGACAGCATCCCTTGATTTGATTTGGCAGCAGGCACGGCAGGGTCAAGCAGAAGCCATTGCCCATTTGATGAACCGTACACTTCAGGTCAAGGGGGTGCGTGCCCTTGTACGGCGGCGGGGGGACTGTTTGCAAATTATGTTTGAAGCCGCGCGATCGCTCCCGCCTCAGGCTTGTGTTCAGTTTGTCCGTCGAGGATTGAAGCAGTTGGCGCCCCAAGGGATTTTGCGGGTACGGCTCCATGGTCGCCTTGTCGGTGAAGAATGGCCGGAATGGACACAGACCGTTGACTTACAGGAGACCTTACCGGCGGCTCCACCTGTTCAAGCAAGCTCAAATTCAGTCCCACCTGCCACCACCCCATCCCATCAGGCGGTCAGTGCTTTTGCCCTCAGTTTGCTGGCGATCGCGGGCACGGGGGCCGTTGCCCTCACTCTACAAAATCAACTCAGTGTCGATGCCCCGCCGAATGCAGAACCCAGTCCAGCCATTACGACCCCTGAACCGGAGATTCCCCTTGTGCCCCCCCCACTCGCCCCGAGCGATCGCCGTTTGCGGATTAAGGCCGTTGGCGATATTGTCCTTGGCACCAATTTTCCGAGTAACCGCTTGCCTGCGGATCCGCAAAAGCTCTTTGCCCAAGTGAAACCCTATCTTCAAGGGGCAGATCTCCTCTTTGGCAATTATGAAAGTACCCTCACTGATCATCCCCATCCCTTCAAAAACACCAGTAGTGGTCGCAGTTTTGCCTTTCGCTCACCACCCAGTTATGCCCAAGTATTGCGCCAAGCTGGTTTCAATGTCCTCAACATCGCCAACAACCACAGCTACGACTTTAATGAGCAGGGATTTCGCGATACGATTCGCCACATCAATGCCGCTGGCATGACCGCCATTGGTGATCTCAATCAAATTACCTACCTTGAAGCCAAGGGCCTGAAAACCGCATTTATCGGCTTTGCCACCTACTACGGCCAAAATCGCATTCAAGACCTCAAGGCCGGTGCCGCTCTTGTCCAAGAAGCCAAGAAAAACGCAGATATTGTGGTTGTCAGTTTCCACGGGGGCGCCGAAGGCAGCGATCAAATTCACACTCGCGATCGCACCGAGTACTTTTACGGCGAAGACCGGGGCAATGTCGTTCAGTTTGCCCGCACCATGATTGATAACGGTGCCGATTTAATCTTGGGTCATGGCCCCCATGTCCCCCGTGCCCTTGAATTGTACAAAGGCCGCCTCATTGCCTATTCCTTGGGGAACTTTGTCGGCTATCAGACCCTGAGTAGCCACGGCACCCTTGGCAAGTCGCTGATCCTCGATGTCGAACTCGACGGTTCTGGCCGCTTCATTCAAGGAAAAGTCATTCCTGTGCGCCTCGATGCCAAGGGAATTCCCCACATTGACCAAAACTTTGCCAGTGTGCAACTGATCCGCCGTTTAATTCAGTCTGACTTTCCCACCACCCCCCTACAGATTGAGCGCTTTGGCGAGATTGTTAGCACCGATTCCCAATCCTGA